A portion of the Sphingobacterium spiritivorum genome contains these proteins:
- a CDS encoding FecR family protein: MNISKELINKFLKGQCTPEEHAFVQTYLAEHSDEASAFFPEEEWEEWSEDKSYDESRQEDLFQLIVQQLQEEETQPRLYLSFLYRVAAAAVLLLICALGERATRHDQSPLITGIQREVPTLYRINASNEPMNIVMSDSSSVLLYPNAELRYAENFKWKNKREVWLIGKAKFSVHKDKTKPFMVYSDRLVTTALGTQFIVDAPRQGKQVAIRLIEGSIRVEDYEENKNGQYISQILKPGEEVNIRLSTLSLLAEAPTKAPVQDKNGTRMEAKPEQLAFKNKKLTEVFREIDRAYGTDTRWTIAGIEKLHFSGKYDRNSDNYRIILNDIAVLHHLSLKIDDNGKGAQLKQEINKSE, translated from the coding sequence ATGAACATCAGTAAAGAACTAATCAATAAATTTTTAAAAGGCCAGTGTACGCCTGAAGAGCATGCTTTTGTACAAACGTATCTGGCAGAGCATAGTGATGAAGCCTCAGCGTTTTTTCCGGAAGAAGAGTGGGAAGAATGGTCAGAAGATAAATCGTATGATGAGTCACGGCAGGAAGATCTCTTTCAACTGATTGTTCAGCAGTTACAGGAGGAAGAGACGCAACCACGTCTGTATTTGTCATTTTTGTACAGGGTGGCTGCTGCTGCCGTATTGCTTCTTATTTGTGCACTGGGAGAACGTGCTACCCGGCATGATCAGTCTCCTCTTATAACCGGAATTCAGAGAGAAGTTCCTACCCTGTATCGTATAAATGCGAGTAATGAACCCATGAATATAGTGATGAGTGACAGCAGTTCGGTATTACTTTATCCGAATGCAGAGCTGCGCTATGCCGAAAATTTTAAATGGAAAAACAAACGGGAGGTATGGCTGATCGGAAAAGCAAAATTTTCTGTTCATAAAGATAAAACAAAGCCATTTATGGTGTATTCGGATCGGCTTGTTACTACAGCACTCGGAACACAGTTTATCGTAGATGCTCCACGGCAAGGTAAGCAGGTGGCTATACGATTGATAGAAGGCTCTATTCGTGTGGAAGATTATGAGGAAAATAAAAATGGTCAATATATAAGTCAGATACTCAAACCTGGAGAAGAAGTAAATATTCGGCTGTCTACGCTTTCTCTGTTGGCTGAAGCACCTACGAAAGCTCCCGTGCAGGATAAAAATGGGACTCGTATGGAAGCAAAACCAGAGCAACTTGCCTTTAAGAATAAGAAGCTGACGGAAGTATTCAGGGAAATAGACAGAGCCTATGGTACCGATACACGCTGGACAATAGCAGGTATAGAAAAACTCCATTTTTCAGGAAAGTATGACCGGAATTCGGACAATTACCGGATCATTCTGAATGATATTGCTGTTTTACATCATCTGAGTCTGAAGATAGATGATAATGGGAAGGGAGCACAGTTGAAACAAGAAATAAATAAATCCGAATAA
- a CDS encoding heavy-metal-associated domain-containing protein has translation MNDTLKFKTNIKCSSCVAKVTPFLDAEEGIKQWEVDTSTADKILTVETNGMTESEIKNAVEKSGYKIESVS, from the coding sequence ATGAACGATACATTAAAATTCAAAACCAATATTAAATGTAGCAGCTGTGTTGCTAAGGTAACTCCATTTTTAGATGCAGAGGAAGGTATAAAGCAGTGGGAGGTGGATACTTCTACAGCAGACAAGATACTTACAGTAGAAACAAATGGTATGACTGAAAGTGAAATAAAAAACGCAGTAGAAAAGTCGGGTTATAAAATTGAGTCCGTCTCCTAA
- a CDS encoding heavy metal translocating P-type ATPase, translating to MTADTKTPIYIPLADVESDHGALIIDKELDKISGVHTHKVELNNQRAVITANDPDIINKSVSAIRNLGYEVITTRKTYPVLEMSCASCASSVESLLKYLPGIVHADVNFATTSVVVEYFPNMTNPEQIQKTVQAGGYDLLIEEEDNQAETLEEIHQEKFKKLKRKTIGAAIITLPVVIIGMFYMDMPYANPVMWLLSTPVVLWYGKDFFINAWKQAKHRSANMDTLVALGSGIAYIFSVFNTVFPSFWTDRGIHGHVYFEAAAVIVTFILLGRLLEEKAKGNTSSAIKKLMGLQPKTVTIIRENGEQQITPIANVQVGNILLVKPGEQVAVDGLVISGKSYVDESMLSGEPVPVNKQENEPVFAGTINQKGSFQFKAEKVGSETMLAQIIRMVQEAQGSKAPVQKLVDKIAGIFVPIVITIAIIAFITWILVGGDNGFSQGLIALATVLVIACPCALGLATPTAIMVGIGKGAEKGILIKDAVSLELAKKVTAVVLDKTGTITEGKPVVTDSLWYTEDQHSRQVLLSIEKQSEHPLADAVVKHLADTTMLTISDFDSITGKGAKASYQRMAYYVGNRKLMLEKGILIPEDIAETADKWSKEWKTVIWFSDEQRILGLFAIADQIKETSIQAIQELKQAGIAVYMLTGDNEATAKAIAAATAITSYKAEVLPHEKAEFVKQLQQQGKVVAMVGDGINDSTALAQADVSIAMGKGSDIAMDVAKMTIISSDLTKIPEAIRLSRQTVATIRQNLFWAFIYNVIGIPLAAGVLYPVNGFLLNPMIAGAAMALSSVSVVSNSLLLKMKK from the coding sequence ATGACAGCAGATACTAAAACTCCGATTTATATTCCACTTGCAGATGTGGAAAGTGACCATGGCGCACTTATCATAGATAAGGAACTCGATAAAATCTCCGGTGTACATACGCACAAGGTAGAATTAAATAATCAACGGGCTGTAATTACAGCAAATGATCCCGATATTATAAATAAGTCTGTTTCGGCTATCCGGAATCTCGGATATGAGGTAATTACTACACGTAAAACATATCCTGTACTGGAAATGAGTTGCGCATCATGTGCCTCCAGTGTGGAAAGTTTATTGAAATACCTGCCCGGTATAGTCCATGCAGATGTAAATTTTGCGACCACTTCTGTGGTGGTTGAGTATTTTCCCAATATGACTAACCCCGAACAAATACAAAAAACTGTTCAGGCAGGAGGATATGATCTTTTGATAGAAGAGGAGGACAATCAGGCAGAAACGCTTGAGGAGATTCACCAGGAAAAGTTTAAAAAATTAAAAAGGAAAACTATAGGAGCAGCTATTATAACTCTGCCGGTGGTCATTATCGGTATGTTTTATATGGATATGCCTTACGCTAATCCGGTTATGTGGCTTCTTTCTACTCCGGTCGTCCTGTGGTATGGCAAAGATTTTTTCATTAATGCCTGGAAACAAGCGAAACATCGTTCCGCCAATATGGATACTCTGGTTGCCCTGGGATCAGGAATTGCTTACATTTTCAGTGTATTTAATACTGTATTCCCATCCTTTTGGACAGATAGAGGCATTCATGGTCATGTCTATTTTGAAGCGGCAGCCGTCATTGTGACTTTTATTCTGCTGGGAAGATTACTGGAAGAGAAAGCTAAGGGTAATACCTCGTCCGCTATTAAGAAGCTAATGGGTTTGCAACCTAAGACCGTCACTATAATCCGGGAAAACGGAGAGCAACAAATCACTCCTATCGCCAATGTGCAGGTAGGGAATATTCTGCTCGTCAAACCGGGTGAACAGGTTGCTGTAGACGGACTGGTGATCAGCGGAAAGTCTTATGTAGATGAAAGCATGCTGAGCGGAGAGCCAGTTCCTGTAAATAAACAGGAAAATGAACCTGTATTTGCCGGAACAATTAACCAGAAAGGTAGCTTTCAGTTTAAAGCAGAGAAAGTTGGTTCGGAAACGATGCTGGCGCAGATCATCCGTATGGTACAGGAAGCACAGGGTAGCAAAGCTCCGGTACAAAAACTGGTGGATAAGATCGCCGGTATCTTTGTCCCGATTGTAATTACGATCGCTATTATTGCGTTCATCACCTGGATTCTTGTCGGTGGAGATAATGGTTTTTCACAGGGACTAATCGCCTTAGCTACGGTGTTGGTGATTGCATGTCCTTGTGCACTGGGTTTAGCGACACCTACAGCTATTATGGTGGGAATAGGCAAGGGCGCCGAAAAAGGGATATTGATTAAGGATGCTGTAAGCCTTGAACTGGCTAAAAAAGTAACCGCTGTGGTGTTGGATAAAACGGGTACAATCACTGAGGGTAAACCTGTAGTCACTGACAGTCTTTGGTATACCGAAGATCAGCATAGCAGACAAGTGTTGCTTAGCATAGAAAAACAATCTGAACATCCGCTGGCAGATGCTGTCGTCAAACATCTTGCAGATACGACCATGTTGACCATCTCGGATTTCGACAGTATAACCGGGAAAGGAGCTAAAGCGAGCTACCAGCGTATGGCTTACTATGTAGGTAATCGTAAACTGATGCTGGAGAAAGGAATCCTTATCCCGGAAGATATTGCTGAAACTGCAGATAAATGGAGTAAGGAATGGAAAACTGTGATTTGGTTTTCGGATGAGCAGCGTATCCTGGGACTCTTTGCAATCGCAGATCAGATCAAGGAAACATCCATTCAAGCTATTCAGGAGTTGAAACAGGCTGGTATAGCCGTGTATATGCTCACCGGAGACAACGAGGCCACAGCTAAGGCTATTGCAGCAGCTACAGCTATTACTTCATATAAAGCGGAGGTACTTCCGCATGAAAAAGCTGAATTTGTAAAGCAGCTTCAGCAACAGGGTAAGGTCGTCGCTATGGTGGGTGACGGAATCAATGACAGTACAGCGCTCGCTCAGGCAGATGTCAGTATAGCGATGGGTAAAGGAAGTGATATCGCAATGGATGTGGCTAAGATGACCATTATCTCTTCAGATCTTACCAAGATTCCGGAAGCGATCCGTCTTTCCAGACAAACGGTGGCTACAATCCGTCAGAATTTGTTTTGGGCATTTATCTATAACGTTATCGGTATTCCATTGGCGGCAGGCGTGTTGTATCCTGTAAACGGCTTTTTACTCAACCCGATGATTGCAGGGGCTGCAATGGCACTCAGCAGTGTGAGTGTGGTAAGTAACAGTCTTTTGCTGAAAATGAAAAAATAA
- a CDS encoding ABC transporter ATP-binding protein, translated as MDTAAKAKKKGIVRLLEIAGKEKKLLIISGLLAILHALLSLVPYVLVFYIVRELTKDTVDFGSSGQYIRYAILTAVLSMAVLYISVIISHLAAFNILFELRKFIIAKIGKLPIGYLFNRSSGALRKILADDVERIETFIAHQIPDFVKGVTLPVVTIFFLFTQDWRLALVSFIPLIILAIWIPRAYGGQNKELIRNYHQSLEDMNAGIVEYVGAIPVMKIFGTSAETFEKYGNTVRRFNVFVGEWIKSSTPAFAVFISFVSNAMLPVLIAGLYLYFNHGVTLATLLLFLILGTGYIKPLFVLNNMGMQLSVINRGVEQLDELLDEDGLPENDVKQSPQTFELEFEHVSFAYDNKIPVLKDISFKIPENAVVALVGPSGAGKSTVGQLIARFWDIHSGSIRIGGINIKEYPTTQLMELVSFVFQDSFMFQQSMYENIRMGMDKTREEVMQAAKAAQIHEEILSLPEGYDTLFGQDGVHLSGGEQQRIQLARAILKNAPVLILDEATAFADPESEYKIQQAFSELIKDKTVLIIAHRLSTITDVDSILVFDKGNLTAEGTHEVLLQESELYQRMWSAHTRAREFVM; from the coding sequence ATGGATACAGCTGCAAAAGCGAAAAAAAAGGGAATTGTCCGGTTGCTGGAGATAGCGGGCAAAGAAAAGAAGCTATTGATTATTTCGGGTCTGTTGGCCATTTTACATGCACTATTGAGTCTGGTGCCCTATGTGCTTGTTTTTTATATTGTGCGGGAACTTACAAAAGATACAGTAGATTTTGGGTCTTCTGGTCAGTATATACGTTATGCTATTCTTACAGCTGTGCTGAGTATGGCCGTTCTATATATTTCCGTTATCATCTCTCATCTTGCGGCCTTTAATATTCTTTTTGAATTAAGAAAATTCATAATTGCTAAGATTGGAAAACTTCCGATTGGTTATCTTTTTAACCGAAGTTCGGGTGCTTTACGTAAAATACTGGCTGATGATGTGGAACGTATAGAGACATTTATAGCACATCAGATCCCTGATTTTGTAAAAGGGGTAACCTTACCGGTTGTTACTATTTTCTTCTTGTTTACGCAGGACTGGAGATTGGCTCTCGTTAGCTTTATTCCGCTAATTATACTGGCAATATGGATTCCCCGAGCATATGGCGGTCAGAACAAAGAACTTATCCGCAATTATCATCAATCGTTGGAAGATATGAATGCGGGTATAGTTGAGTATGTAGGTGCTATTCCGGTGATGAAGATATTCGGAACATCTGCAGAGACTTTTGAGAAATACGGGAATACGGTTCGTCGCTTTAATGTTTTTGTTGGTGAATGGATTAAAAGCAGTACACCGGCTTTTGCTGTTTTTATAAGTTTTGTGAGTAATGCGATGTTGCCCGTCCTGATTGCAGGACTGTATCTCTATTTCAATCATGGGGTTACTTTAGCGACTCTTTTGCTTTTTTTGATACTGGGTACCGGATATATCAAGCCATTGTTTGTCTTGAATAATATGGGAATGCAATTGTCTGTTATTAACCGTGGGGTAGAGCAGCTGGATGAATTGCTGGACGAAGACGGACTTCCTGAAAATGATGTTAAACAAAGCCCGCAAACATTTGAACTGGAATTTGAGCATGTTTCCTTTGCATATGATAATAAGATTCCGGTATTAAAAGATATCAGTTTTAAAATTCCTGAAAATGCTGTTGTAGCTCTCGTTGGACCCTCAGGTGCAGGTAAGAGTACAGTAGGACAGCTTATAGCCCGGTTTTGGGATATCCATAGTGGCAGTATCCGTATCGGAGGAATAAATATCAAGGAATATCCTACAACACAGTTAATGGAGTTAGTCTCTTTTGTTTTTCAGGATAGTTTTATGTTTCAGCAGTCTATGTATGAAAATATTCGTATGGGGATGGATAAGACTCGTGAAGAAGTTATGCAGGCTGCAAAGGCAGCCCAGATTCATGAAGAAATATTGTCCCTTCCTGAAGGTTATGATACCTTATTCGGGCAGGATGGGGTACACCTTAGCGGAGGTGAACAGCAACGGATACAACTGGCACGGGCTATTCTTAAAAATGCACCGGTTCTGATTCTGGATGAGGCAACAGCTTTTGCAGATCCCGAAAGTGAGTATAAGATACAACAGGCTTTCAGTGAACTGATTAAAGATAAAACGGTTTTGATAATCGCACACCGGCTCAGTACAATTACGGATGTGGATTCGATACTGGTATTTGATAAAGGCAACCTGACAGCAGAGGGTACTCATGAAGTATTGCTGCAGGAAAGTGAGCTTTATCAGCGTATGTGGAGTGCACATACCCGGGCCAGAGAATTTGTAATGTAA
- a CDS encoding ABC transporter ATP-binding protein, which produces MIQHLRYVTALNPVGTRKMIFWEIVHSIFVAAPSGVLLIVIWELFSEQPDMTRVIGAVTLMSVMLITQFFIASKTMVGSNLLVYGLANQLRIRLGNRLQKFSLGFFKQKDPGEIAGIVLQDVANFEGIFGHSVGNLASAVFGTTVLSVFLFAYDWRLALCLLAVLPLIYPVLLISNRLVSSLGKKQIAARNSVGAKFLEYVQGILHLKSYGLVGDKNKNLENAFDELRKRSIRLEAVPGPFLVTASVFFEVGFVVMLGLGLYYLSQGSISIPVLITFLIMGYNLYNPLKVLMVDYLTLRYMNESLGRIINVLEEPTMETDRDEFPTSFDIEFDQVSFGYQDRMTVRDLTFDVPEQSMLALVGHSGSGKTTVASLIARFWDVNSGSIKIGGVDIRHINQDRFYSLISEVFQEVYLFDDTIYNNIKIGKPHASSEEIIEAAEKAMVLDFAWELPNGMYTRVGEKGCMLSGGQKQRISIARALLKDAPIVLLDEATASLDPENEIYIQQAIQELVKSRTVIVIAHKLATIQKAQQILVLENATILERGTHEELICKKGKYEKLWNIQQQSGGWKVKNSVPV; this is translated from the coding sequence ATGATACAACATTTGAGATATGTGACTGCTCTGAATCCTGTAGGAACGCGCAAAATGATTTTTTGGGAGATTGTGCACAGCATTTTTGTAGCTGCACCTTCGGGTGTTTTGCTGATCGTTATCTGGGAGCTGTTCTCTGAGCAACCGGATATGACCAGAGTAATAGGTGCTGTCACCCTGATGAGTGTAATGCTGATCACCCAGTTTTTTATTGCTTCGAAGACGATGGTAGGTTCTAATCTGCTGGTATACGGACTTGCCAATCAATTGCGTATCAGGCTTGGTAATCGTCTTCAGAAGTTTTCTTTGGGATTTTTTAAACAGAAAGACCCGGGAGAAATAGCCGGTATTGTTTTACAGGATGTTGCTAATTTTGAAGGAATTTTCGGACACAGTGTCGGCAATCTGGCATCCGCAGTTTTCGGAACAACAGTTTTATCTGTCTTTCTGTTTGCCTACGACTGGCGTCTGGCACTTTGCCTGCTTGCTGTATTGCCCCTGATTTACCCTGTATTACTGATTTCCAATCGTCTTGTTTCTTCCTTAGGAAAAAAACAGATTGCGGCACGGAATAGTGTCGGGGCTAAATTTCTGGAATATGTACAGGGAATTCTTCATCTCAAATCTTATGGTTTGGTAGGAGATAAGAATAAGAATCTTGAAAATGCTTTTGATGAACTTAGAAAAAGAAGCATACGGCTGGAAGCTGTTCCCGGACCTTTCCTTGTTACCGCTTCCGTATTTTTTGAGGTGGGATTTGTCGTTATGTTAGGTTTGGGATTGTATTATCTTTCGCAGGGCAGCATTAGTATTCCTGTGTTAATCACTTTTCTGATTATGGGCTATAATCTGTATAATCCTTTGAAGGTATTAATGGTGGATTACCTCACTTTGCGGTATATGAATGAGAGTCTCGGCCGTATTATCAATGTATTGGAAGAACCTACTATGGAAACGGACAGGGATGAGTTTCCGACGAGTTTTGATATCGAATTTGATCAGGTAAGTTTCGGTTATCAGGATCGTATGACCGTACGTGATCTCACATTTGATGTTCCGGAGCAGTCTATGCTTGCATTGGTCGGTCATTCGGGGTCCGGTAAGACGACTGTAGCCTCATTGATCGCACGGTTCTGGGATGTCAATAGCGGATCAATAAAAATAGGAGGTGTAGATATCCGACATATTAATCAGGATAGATTTTATTCACTGATCAGTGAGGTGTTTCAGGAGGTTTATCTGTTTGATGATACGATTTATAATAATATAAAGATAGGAAAGCCGCATGCCAGTTCAGAAGAGATTATTGAGGCTGCTGAAAAAGCAATGGTGCTGGATTTTGCATGGGAACTTCCAAATGGTATGTATACGCGTGTCGGAGAGAAAGGCTGTATGCTGTCCGGTGGACAAAAACAACGTATCAGTATTGCAAGAGCTTTGCTGAAAGATGCACCTATCGTACTGCTGGACGAAGCTACGGCAAGTCTGGATCCTGAAAATGAAATCTATATTCAGCAGGCTATTCAGGAACTTGTCAAATCCAGGACCGTTATTGTCATTGCGCACAAGCTGGCCACTATTCAGAAAGCGCAACAGATACTTGTACTCGAGAATGCGACTATACTGGAAAGAGGAACACATGAAGAGCTTATCTGTAAGAAAGGAAAATATGAGAAGCTATGGAATATTCAGCAACAATCAGGAGGCTGGAAAGTAAAGAACAGTGTCCCTGTCTGA
- a CDS encoding sigma-70 family RNA polymerase sigma factor, translated as MSADFTDQTSDFTTFESLYKAWNTRVYAYVLKKTGSTFVAEEVVQLVFIKIWKNSQYDLKHIKWEAQLFCITRSVMIDYMRQSARYSRNDSLWEGSPDYHYQTEVEDRENMERLRQEVDRMPPIRQTVFRLSRFEHQSYAQIAERLQISVRTVENHIASALKVLKKTLFFLLFFF; from the coding sequence ATGTCGGCTGATTTTACTGATCAGACCTCTGATTTTACCACTTTTGAATCGCTTTACAAAGCATGGAATACCCGTGTGTATGCCTATGTGCTCAAAAAAACGGGCTCAACTTTTGTAGCAGAAGAGGTTGTTCAACTTGTATTTATCAAAATATGGAAGAACAGCCAATACGATCTGAAACATATCAAGTGGGAAGCTCAATTATTCTGTATTACCCGTTCGGTAATGATTGATTATATGCGGCAATCTGCCCGGTACAGCCGTAATGATAGTTTGTGGGAAGGATCTCCGGATTATCACTATCAGACGGAAGTCGAAGACCGCGAGAATATGGAACGATTAAGACAGGAAGTAGATCGTATGCCTCCTATACGTCAGACTGTATTCCGGTTGAGTCGTTTTGAACATCAGAGTTATGCTCAAATCGCAGAACGTCTGCAAATCTCTGTTCGTACCGTAGAGAATCATATTGCTTCTGCATTGAAGGTGCTCAAAAAGACTTTATTCTTTCTGCTATTCTTTTTTTAA
- a CDS encoding bifunctional 5,10-methylenetetrahydrofolate dehydrogenase/5,10-methenyltetrahydrofolate cyclohydrolase: MNILDGKLVSAKIKEDIKADAAAFTAQAGRKPHLVAILVGNDGGSETYVASKMRNCELVGFDSTNIRYDVDITEAELIAKIQEINSDDTIDGLIVQLPLPKHIDPDKITEAIDYRKDVDGFHPINLGRMQRNLPCFIPATPYGIMLMLDYYKIETAGKHAVVVGRSNIVGSPMSILLARNANPGNCTVTLTHSRTKDLKAEVLRADIIVAAIGKKNFVTADMVKEGAVVIDVGINREDSTETKSGFKLFGDVDFEHVAPKSSWITPVPGGVGLMTIVGLLKNTLEAAKGNIYQK; encoded by the coding sequence ATGAATATTTTAGACGGAAAACTCGTTTCTGCAAAAATTAAAGAAGATATTAAAGCCGATGCTGCAGCTTTTACAGCTCAGGCGGGGCGTAAACCTCACCTGGTCGCTATTCTCGTTGGTAATGACGGCGGTAGTGAAACCTATGTGGCAAGTAAAATGCGCAATTGTGAACTTGTTGGTTTTGATTCGACGAATATCCGATACGATGTCGATATTACAGAAGCTGAACTGATTGCCAAAATTCAGGAGATCAATTCGGATGATACCATTGACGGACTGATTGTTCAATTACCTTTGCCAAAGCATATTGATCCGGACAAAATCACTGAAGCTATAGATTATCGTAAAGATGTGGATGGTTTCCACCCCATCAATCTGGGACGTATGCAGCGTAATTTACCTTGTTTTATTCCTGCTACTCCGTATGGTATTATGCTGATGCTCGATTATTATAAAATCGAAACAGCGGGTAAACATGCTGTAGTTGTAGGACGCAGTAATATTGTCGGTTCTCCGATGAGTATCTTACTTGCTCGCAATGCTAATCCGGGAAATTGTACGGTAACATTGACACATAGCCGTACCAAAGATCTTAAAGCTGAGGTGCTTCGTGCTGATATTATCGTTGCGGCTATCGGGAAGAAGAATTTTGTGACAGCCGATATGGTTAAAGAAGGAGCTGTAGTGATAGATGTAGGTATTAACCGTGAAGATTCTACTGAGACAAAATCTGGTTTTAAACTGTTTGGTGATGTGGATTTTGAACATGTAGCACCTAAATCTTCCTGGATCACTCCGGTACCGGGTGGAGTAGGGTTGATGACTATTGTCGGATTACTGAAAAATACATTAGAGGCTGCAAAGGGTAATATCTACCAAAAGTAA
- a CDS encoding VOC family protein, whose amino-acid sequence MVKLGYTILYVSDVTKSIQFYEKAFGLERKFITPQHDYAELITGETTLSFASRELADSNLPEGFIEANLQAKPFGIEVGFVTDEIEEVLEKAITAGATVVSPLTSKPWGQQVVYLRDPDGFLIELCTAVPH is encoded by the coding sequence ATGGTAAAATTAGGTTATACAATACTTTACGTATCTGACGTTACAAAATCAATTCAGTTTTATGAAAAAGCTTTTGGACTGGAGCGAAAATTCATTACTCCTCAGCATGATTATGCAGAACTGATTACAGGAGAAACGACTCTTTCTTTCGCTTCCAGAGAATTAGCGGACTCCAATCTTCCTGAAGGGTTTATCGAAGCAAATCTGCAAGCGAAACCTTTTGGTATAGAAGTAGGGTTTGTTACGGACGAAATTGAAGAAGTACTTGAGAAGGCAATCACTGCCGGTGCTACTGTGGTCTCTCCCCTTACATCCAAACCATGGGGACAACAGGTGGTGTATCTGAGAGATCCTGATGGTTTCCTGATTGAACTTTGTACAGCCGTTCCACATTAA
- a CDS encoding helix-turn-helix transcriptional regulator, with amino-acid sequence MVLNLYADDIPDLVLHKDYPNAHHASDPHMKEECLYIDNLFGKGFYKEVYFDGIHIGYGDIAFAKKTRIHFESDFETVEMHFTLSGDSITSSEDIQHHLNFSSNQHNIIYANNISGQIQWEQQNLKVFEVNLHPSFFKRYLPEEGSLFNYFHNAIATGRSTFLHKHNNLINLEMLQIIQEIINCDRKGIFKRMFLEAKVIELLLLQLEQMNSGNSSHSSLKKSDIEKIYAVREFILQHMDQTYSLTDLARIVGTNDFLLKKGFKELFGTTVFGFWNDTKMEEARKMIRDQHMNIGEVADAVGYKNPQHFTVAFKRRFGIAPSQLKR; translated from the coding sequence ATGGTCCTAAACCTCTATGCAGATGACATTCCGGATCTTGTACTACACAAGGACTATCCCAATGCACATCACGCCTCAGACCCACATATGAAAGAAGAGTGTCTGTATATTGATAATCTTTTTGGAAAAGGTTTTTATAAAGAAGTGTATTTTGATGGTATTCATATCGGATACGGAGATATTGCGTTCGCAAAAAAAACCAGAATCCATTTTGAAAGTGATTTTGAAACAGTCGAGATGCACTTTACATTAAGTGGTGACAGTATCACTTCTTCAGAAGATATTCAGCATCATCTTAATTTCAGCAGCAATCAGCATAATATTATTTACGCCAATAATATATCCGGTCAGATTCAATGGGAACAACAGAATTTAAAGGTATTTGAAGTCAACCTTCATCCTTCCTTTTTCAAACGTTACTTACCTGAAGAAGGCTCCCTGTTCAATTACTTTCATAATGCCATTGCAACCGGGCGTTCTACATTTCTCCATAAACATAATAACCTCATCAATCTGGAGATGTTACAGATCATTCAGGAAATCATCAACTGTGACCGCAAAGGAATTTTTAAGCGAATGTTTCTCGAGGCAAAAGTCATCGAACTCCTGCTTTTACAGCTGGAACAGATGAATTCAGGCAATTCTTCACATTCCTCACTCAAAAAGTCAGATATTGAAAAAATATATGCTGTTAGAGAATTTATTCTGCAACACATGGATCAGACCTACAGTCTCACAGACCTGGCAAGGATAGTAGGTACAAATGATTTTTTATTAAAAAAAGGATTTAAGGAATTATTCGGCACGACAGTTTTTGGCTTTTGGAATGATACCAAGATGGAAGAGGCACGTAAAATGATCCGGGATCAGCATATGAACATCGGTGAAGTTGCTGACGCTGTCGGCTACAAAAACCCTCAACACTTTACAGTTGCATTCAAACGAAGATTCGGAATTGCCCCAAGCCAGTTAAAGAGATAA